Proteins found in one Acanthopagrus latus isolate v.2019 chromosome 3, fAcaLat1.1, whole genome shotgun sequence genomic segment:
- the c3h6orf62 gene encoding uncharacterized protein C6orf62 homolog, translating to MGDPTSRRNQTRNRLRAQLRKKRESLADQFDFKIYIAFVFKEKKKKSALFEVAEVVPVMTNNYEENILRGVRDSSYSLESSIELLQKDVVQLHAPRYQSMRRDVIGCTQEMDFILWPRNDIEKIVCLLFSRWKGADDEPFRPVQAKFEFHHGDYEKQCLHALGRKDKAGMVMNNPSQSVFLFMDRQHLQTPKTKATVFKLCSLCLYLPQDQLTCWGVGDIEDHLRPYMPD from the exons ATGGGGGACCCAACTTCACGAAGAAATCAGACAAGAAATCGACTTCGAGCTCAACTTCGGAAGAAAAGGGAATCTTTGGCTGATCAGTTTGACTTCAAGATTTATATAGCCTTCGTTTTCAAAGAAAAG aagaagaagtctgCACTTTTCGAAGTAGCTGAAGTTGTGCCGGTGATGACCAACAATTATGAAGAAAACATCTTAAGAGGTGTGCGGGACTCGAGCTACTCTCTCGAGAGTTCGATAGAACTCCTGCAAAAAGATGTTGTGCAACTACACGCGCCCCGATACCAGTCAATGCGAAGG GATGTGATAGGCTGCACACAGGAGATGGACTTCATCCTTTGGCCACGCAACGATATTGAGAAgattgtctgtctgctgttctcCAGATGGAAGGGGGCCGATGATGAACCCTTCAGGCCTGTTCAG GCCAAGTTTGAATTTCATCATGGAGACTACGAGAAGCAATGCTTGCATGCGTTGGGTCGTAAAGACAAGGCTGGGATGGTTATGAACAACCCAAGTCAGTCTGTATTTCTCTTCATGGATAGACAGCACTTACAG ACTCCTAAAACCAAGGCCACAGTTTTCAAGTTGTGCAGCCTCTGCCTTTACTTGCCCCAGGACCAGCTGACCTGCTGGGGTGTGGGAGACATCGAGGATCACCTCCGCCCATACATGCCTGACTAG
- the gmnn gene encoding geminin: protein MSFSGKIKRGQQTSNENIKSFFGQSQKAIGLPRQTLRVLQDSAVNTDLGRSTQTGKVVPKRKQWGAEQTRGPKRVKVEVKSTQTEETQCLDGMSTEAYELMVKETPPASYWKEVAEERRKALYNVLQENEKLHKDIEAKDEQITKLRCENEELHDLAQHVQYMADMIERLTGKSPDNLEELREMALDVEDEEDEHNDGTVADQSGEDLDYSQSDAEEEEASDHEQAGPSEEQD from the exons ATGAGTTTCAGTGGAAAGATAAAGCGCGGCCAGCAGACGTCCAATGAGAATATAAAG AGTTTTTTTGGGCAGTCTCAAAAGGCAATAGGACTCCCCAGACAAACCCTGCGGGTCCTCCAAGACTCTGCTGTCAACACAGATTTGGGAAGGTCAACTCAG ACGGGTAAAGTCGTTCCCAAACGGAAACAGTGGGGCGCTGAACAAACCAGAGGCCCAAAGAGGGTGAAGGTAGAAGtcaaatcaacacaaacagaagaaaccCAATGTTTAGATGGAATGTCCACTGAAGCTTATGAACTTATGGTCAAAG AAACCCCTCCTGCCTCGTACTGGAAAGAGGTAGCAGAGGAGCGTCGGAAGGCCTTGTACAATGTTCTACAGGAGAATGAGAAG TTACACAAAGACATTGAGGCCAAAGATGAACAGATAACAAAGCTTAGGTGTGAAAATGAAGAACTGCATGATCTGGcacaacatgtacagtacatggcTGACATGATCGAG AGACTGACTGGTAAGAGCCCAGACAatctggaggagctgagagagatGGCACTCGATgtggaagatgaggaggatgagcaCAATGATGGTACAGTGGCAGATCAGAGTGGGGAAGACTTGGATTACAGTCAGAGtgatgcagaggaagaagaggcgtCGGACCATGAACAAGCTGGGCCCTCAGAAGAACAAGACTGA
- the tdp2b gene encoding tyrosyl-DNA phosphodiesterase 2, whose amino-acid sequence MASTSDSDKPSVSNVEENRSRLCDEFAAIAGTDSAVAQCYLAENEWEMERALNSFFEADLERAFEVGNSPERETSPKPKRQKVEDKPPGGDCIDLTEDSPASTRKPSEEDDEKLSMISWNVDGLDTDNLAERARGLCSFLVLYTPDVVFLQELIPPYVQYLKKRAVSYLIIEGGEEGYFTGIMLKKSRVKFRESEIIPYPTTQMMRNLLIAQVDFKGQKFCLMTSHLESCKGHAEERMKQLRVVMQRMREAPDDVTVLFGGDTNLRDTEVAKVGLPSTVCDVWERLGRQEHCRYTWDTKANTNKTVPYISRCRFDRVYFRPATKNGVQHLAPDHMALVGLDKLDCGRYTSDHWGIYCSFSAG is encoded by the exons ATGGCTTCTACGTCGGACTCAGACAAGCCGTCGGTGTCCAACGTGGAAGAAAACAGAAGTCGTCTCTGCGATGAGTTTGCAGCTATAGCGGGAACTGACAGTGCTGTGGCTCAATGCTACCTGGCTGAAAATGAATGGGAGATGGAG AGGGCCCTGAACTCGTTCTTTGAGGCTGACTTGGAAAGAGCATTTGAAGTGGGAAACTCCCCAGAAAGAGAGACCAGCCCCAAACCAAAGAGGCAGAAGGTTGAGGACAAGCCTCCAGGAGGAGACTG TATAGATTTGACTGAGGACAGCCCAGCCTCCACAAGGAAACCCTCAGAAGAAGATGACGAGAAGCTGTCGATGATCTCGTGGAACGTGGATGGCCTCGATACGGACAACCTTGCAGAACGTGCCAGAGGACTGTGCTCCTTCCTAGTCCT ATACACTCCTGATGTGGTGTTCCTACAAGAGCTCATCCCACCTTACGTCCAGTATTTAAAGAAACGGGCCGTGAGCTACCTAATCATTGAAG GTGGTGAAGAGGGTTACTTCACTGGAATAATGCTGAAGAAGTCGCGGGTCAAATTCCGGGAGAGCGAGATAATACCTTACCCCACCACTCAAATGATGAGGAATCTCCTTATTGCTCAG GTGGATTTCAAAGGCCAGAAGTTTTGTCTGATGACGTCCCACCTGGAGAGCTGTAAAGGCCACGCAGAGGAGCGCATGAAACAGCTGCGAGTGGTGAtgcagaggatgagagaggcGCCGGACGATGTCACCGTCCTGTTTGGAGGGGACACGAACCTGAGGGACACTGAG GTGGCCAAGGTGGGTCTGCCCTCCACTGTCTGCGACGTGTGGGAGCGGCTGGGAAGGCAGGAGCACTGCCGCTACACGTGGGACACCAAAGCCAACACCAACAAGACTGTTCCTTACATCAGTCGCTGCCGCTTCGACCGGGTTTACTTCCGCCCCGCTACCAAGAATGGCGTCCAACATCTGGCCCCGGATCACATGGCCCTGGTGGGACTGGACAAGCTGGACTGTGGACGCTACACGAGTGATCACTGGGGAATCTACTGTAGCTTCTCTGCGGGgtag
- the acot13 gene encoding acyl-coenzyme A thioesterase 13 has product MASLSLNTIKQIMRAMVDNKGFDRVLQKVEVLAATPGKVVCEMRVEEEHTNRGGTLHGGLTATLVDVISTMAIMNSERGAPGVSVDMNITYMTAAKMGEDVLITAQVLKQGRTLAFATVDLTNKATGKIIAQGRHTKHLGSS; this is encoded by the exons ATGGCGTCGTTGTCTTTAAATAcgataaaacaaataatgagagCAATGGTCGACAATAAAGGTTTCGACAGAGTCCTGCAAAAG GTGGAGGTATTGGCTGCCACTCCAGGTAAAGTGGTGTGTGAGATGCGGGTAGAAGAGGAGCACACCAACCGTGGAGGGACGCTACACGGCGGGCTGACAGCCACCCTTGTCGATGTGATCTCCACCATGGCTATCATGAACAGTGAGAGGGGAGCACCGGGAGTCAGTGTGGATATGAACATAAC ATACATGACCGCTGCCAAGATGGGAGAGGACGTACTCATCACTGCCCAGGTTCTGAAGCAGGGGCGGACGCTGGCGTTTGCCACCGTAGACCTCACCAACAAGGCCACGGGGAAGATCATAGCACAAGGAAGACACACCAAACACCTTGGCAGCAGCTAA